CGGAATTCGGCATTATGGGCGTGTTAACGGAGCTGGCCTCCAATGTCGGTATCTCGATTCCGTCGGCAGGACATATGATTTCGGCTTATGCCTCTGGCGTAGTGATCGGCGCGCCAATCATGGCGCTTGTTTCCAACCGGTTTTCGTTGAAAAACATATTGTTGTTTCTGGTGGCGCTGTGCGTCATCGGTAATGCCATGTTCACGTTCTCCAGCGCTTATCCAATGCTGATTATTGCCCGCTTAATTTCCGGTTTTCCGCACGGGGCAATCTTTGGCGTCGGCGCCATTATCCTGTCGAAAATTGCCCCTCCCGGCAAGGTAACGATGGCAGTAGCAGGAATGATCGCCGGTATGACCGTCGCGAACCTGATCGGTATTCCGCTGGGTACATGGATCGGTCACAGCTTTAGCTGGCGCTATACCTTCTTGCTGATTTCGCTGTTCGACATCGCCGTGATTGTCTCGGTGATTTTCTGGGTTCCGGCGCTGTTTGATAACACCGAAAGCCGCCTGCGCGAACAGTTTCATTTCCTGAAAAAACCCGAACCGTGGCTAATTTTCGCCGCCACGATGTTTGGCAATGCCGGTGTATTTGCCTGGTTCAGCTACGTGAAACCCTACATGGTCACTGTCTCTGGCTTCTCGGAAGCCTCGATGACCTTCATCATGACGTTGATGGGGCTGGGAATGGTGCTGGGAAATATGTTTTCCGGCAAGCTCTCCGTTAAGTTCAGCCCCTTACGCATTGCGGCGGCAACTGAGTTTTTCATTATGCTGGCGATGCTGGCGCTGTTTGTCGCCGGTGAAAACAGCGTCGGGGCGCTGTCGCTCGGCTTTATCTGCTGCGCTGGCCTGTTTGCGCTCTCCGCGCCGCTGCAAATTATGCTGCTGCAAAATGCGAAGGGCGGTGAGATGTTGGGCGCCGCCGGGGGGCAAATGGCCTTTAACCTCGGTAACGCGGTGGGCGCCTGGTTCGGTGGCTTGATCATCACTTTCGGTCTGACTTATCGCTATCTTACGCTGCCAGCAGCGGTGCTGACCTTTGCCGCCATGAGCGCATTGCTGGTCTATGGCCGTCTGCAAACAAAGCTGAAAACCGAATCTGTCGCGCAGGCATAAAAAAACCGGGTAAGCACGACGCTTACCCGGCCTGAGAATAGCGGCGGCACCCTCAGGGCAACCAGGGTTCCCCCAGCGTAAGCATCAGACGGTTGGCCCAGGCAAAAAACGCGGCGGACTGTAGCAGATCAAGCTGTTGCAAAGTGTCCAGATCCTGTTCCTTCAGCTTCTCCAGATGCTGTGTGGTCAGCGCCGGAGGCGTCACCGACAGGGCGGCGGCGGCATCAATTTCAGCCTGCCAGCGTGCTGATTGCCCGGCGCTCAGGATCTCTCCTGGTTGCACAGCAAGCAGTGTCTCTACGGCATTATCGTCCTTCGACAACTGGCTGGTTTTGCGCGCATGGACTGAAGCGCAATAGATACAGCCATTAATTTTACTGGTGACCGTTGCCGCCAGCTCACGCTCGGCGCGCGGCAAACCGCCAAGGGTGTAGAAGATGCCCTTATCCGTCAACGTGCGTTGCTCAAGCACCGGGAGATTACGGCCTAACAGACGGAAATAGTCAGAATCGCTATGGCCGAATTTCGCCAGAATCGCCTGTTCGGCTGCCGTAAACTCCGCCAGCGGTTTTGCGGCAATCCACGTCTCCCAGCCCAGTTCCTGCTGAGTAAACTGCACCGGCGCAGGTTTCCCGGTTTGCGTTGTCGGTGTGGTATGCCAGATACCTGCCACCACCGGTTTTTCGCTGGCGGAAACGGGCTTGCCATTGAGTAAACGTAACCCGGCCAGCAGACGGCTCTGGAAGCTGACAAACGCCACCAGTTGCGCCAGCGTAACAATGCTCTCTTTGTTCCAGCCCGCCGCCGTCAGCGTTTTCAGTGCCTGCGGCGTCGCTTCTACCGGGGAAAAAGTCAGCAACCGCGCAAACTCCAGCGCTGGTGTCAGGCGGGCAGACGTCGGGTCGGCAAGGCCAAAACTGGCGTAGTGGGCCGCCAGATCGTTGGCTTCATGCCACTTCGCTACTTTCGCCGCCACAATAAAGCGTTCATCCAGCGCAAAGGGGTGCTCCTGGTCACCGAACAGCGCTTCATAGCTGCCCTGAGCATGGCGGGTGGCCGCATCACGCGTTTCACGCGCACGTTGCAGTTCCGAACCGGCGGCGATCTCCGCCAGTTCAGCAAGAATATCCAGACTTAGCGCCATAGAGGCTCCTTATAGAATGCGCGGAGCGATATGCTCAGCAATCAGTTCAATGGAACGTAACGTGTCGCGGTGCGACGGTTCGACGGAATGCACCTGAAAAGAGATATCGGTGGCGCGCGCCAGAATGGTGTCCTGCGCCAGCGATGCGAGCACCGTTTGCACATCGCCGATATGCGCATCAAACTGGCGGATATAATCCGTGACGTTGTCACCTAAAACTGCATGGCCTGCTGTGCGATGTTGCGCGGCCTGGCGGCTCAAGCCCGGTGCGGCAACCTTCAGCGCATAGTCGCGGCTGTCGGCGACAAACGCCGTACGCGAAGCGAGTATGCGCGGCGCAACGCCCGCCGGGAGCGCATCAAGGTAAGCATCCACCATCGGATTCTGAATGGCATCGAGGGTGAGCGAGGGGTTATCGGCCGGGCGCGGCTGAGTTCGGGACAGCATCAGTCCGTGTCCGCTCTGGCCTGCACGGATTGCGCCGTCAACGGAAAAGGTGGCGATCCACACCCGTTCAGCCAACTGTGGCGCTGGAGGGTAAAGGTGGTTATCCGGGTGCGTCAGCGAATCACCGCGCCAGGCACTCTGGATCAGGTGCAGCGCATCAGCGAATACCGTCGCCCGTTCATCAATTGTCAGGCCAAAGGGCAGAAAAGAGGTCGCCGTACCCCCCGAGCCAAACCCCACTTCCAGCCGTCCATCGGCCAGCAGATCGAGTACGGCGGCATCTTCTGCCACGCGCAACGGGTTTTCCAGCGGCAGGGTGATAATGGCCGTGCCAAGACGAATAGTTTCCGTGTGTGCCGCGACATGCGCCAGAAAGACCAGCGGCGAAGGCAGACCACCTTCATGTTCGTGAAAGTGGTGCTGCGCAATCCATGCGCTGTCGAAGCCGTACCGTTCCGCATGGCGGATCTGCTCCGTGGCCAACCGGTAGCGCTCTTTGGGTGCAGCATCGTCAAGCAGACGGGTAAAAAAACCCAGGCGTTTTCGCGTCATGCGAACTCCTCCGTAGCGGGTGAAAGATGGGGAATAGCGTGAATTAACTCGCGGGTATAGTCGTTTTGCGGCGCAGCAAACAGGCTTGCCACGGAACCTTGCTCGACCACACAACCATTGCGCAGCACCGTAACGCTGTGCGCGATGCGCCGCACCGTCGCCAGATCGTGGGTGATAAACAGGTAGGTCAACCCCAGTTGCTGTTGCAGTTGCTGGAGCAGGGCGAGGATCTGCGCCTGCACGGTAACATCCAGTGCGGAGGTGGCTTCATCCAGCACCAGAATGCCCGGTTCGAGGATCAGCGCGCGGGCAATAGCCACACGCTGGCGCTGGCCACCGGAAAGCTCACGTGCCGTACGGTCGAGCAACTCCAGCGGCAGCGCAACGCGCCGGGCGACATTCTCCACTCGCGCTTTACGTTCAGCTTTTTCAATGCGTTCAAAGTTCTTTAGCGGCTCTTCGATGATCTCAAACAGTGTCTGGCGAGGATCGAGCGAAGAGAAGGGGTTCTGATAGACAAACTGGATTTTGCGGCGCAACTGGCGGCGCGCCTCCTGGCTAAGTTGCGTGGCCTCGATATCATCAATCGTCACCCGGCCGCTGTCGGCCTGCTCAAAGCCAAGCAGAATGCGCGCCAGCGTGGTTTTGCCTGAACCGGATTCGCCAACCAGCGCATGCGTGCTGCCGCGCTGCACGGCAAAACTGACGTCATTAAGTGCCTGCAATTGGTGGCCTTTGCCCAACGAGAAACGCTTACTGATACCGCTGGCGCGGATCGCCGGAGACGCCAGCGGCCGCCCGGAAACCGGCGCAATCGTCAGCGCATGGCCCTGGAGATCGCTCAGTAGCTGGCGGGTATAAGCATGCTGCGGCGCGCGCAGAATATCCGCCGTCGCGCCATGCTCCTGAATTTCACCGTGGCGAAACACTAGCAGCCGATCGGCGCGCTCCGCAGCCAGCGCCAGATCGTGGGTAACAAACAACACCGCCGTGCCGGATTCACGTCGAAGTACATCGAGTAAATCGAGAATGCGCTTTTGCACCGTCACATCGAGCGCGCTGGTTGGCTCGTCGGCAATGATCACATCCGGCTGCAGCGCAATGGCTATCGCGATCAACACCCGCTGCTTCATCCCACCGGAGAGCTGGTGCGGGTACTGTTTCATGCGCTGTTCCGGGTGGCTTAAGCCCACTTTCGTTAACAGCGCCAGCACCTGAGCATCGCGCTCACGGCCACGCAATTTACTGTGTAGTTGCAGGACTTCGCCCACTTGCGTACCGATGGTTTGTACCGGGTTGAGGGAATTGCCGGGATCCTGCGGCACCAGGCTGATACGCGCGCCGCGCAGGGCATCAAGCCGTTTTTCCGACCACGTGCTTATGGTTTCGCCGTTGAGCACAATCGTGCCGCTGTCGCGTCGGGCATTGGCAGCCAGCAGCCCAATAATCGCCTGCGCAGTGGTGGTTTTGCCGGAACCGGATTCGCCGACAAAGGCCAGCATTTCCCCCCGTTGCAGGGTAAAACTCACGCCATGAACCACCTCGCGCCAGACGCCGCTACTGTGGTAGCTGAGGGTTAAATTTTCTACCGACAACACGCTCATACGCGACCTCCACTGAACTGACGGCTGAGCCGGTTAACCGCCAGTACCACGGCGATCACCACCAGACCGGGGAAGGTGGTCAGCCACCAGGCGGTGGATAAGTAGTTGCGCCCTTCGGCGATCAACAATCCCCATTCCGGCACCGGCGGCGGCGTGCCGTAACCGAGAAAACTCAGGGTGGAGAGGGCAAGGATCGCCTGACCAAATTGCAGCGTGGCAAAGGCCAGCACGGCGGTGAGCGAGTTGGGCAAAATATGCCGCCACAGCACCGACCAGAAAGTACCGCCGCTGCCCCAGGCCGCTTCGACATACTCGGTGTGGCGAATACGCACCACTTCGCCGCGCGCCAGGCGGGCAAAGCTGGCAATCGAAGCCACCCCCACGGCAATGGCTGCATTGACGGTGCCAAAGCCAAGTAAAATAATCACCGTCAGCGACAACAACAGCGACGGAATCGACAGCAACACATCCACCAGCCGCATCAGGAGGGATTCCACGCGCCCGGCGAGCGCTCCGGCAATCACGCCGATCAGCGTTCCGGCAAACAGTCCCATCGCCACAGCCGCCAGCGCGGCGGAAAGCGAATGTGAAGCACCATAGACAATGCGCGCCAAAAGATCGCGCCCCAGTTGATCGGTACCCAGCCAGTGACCGGCTTGTGGAGCCAGCCGCTGAGCCCCGGCGATACCTTCAACCGCGCTGTAAGGCGTGAGCAACGCAGGGAAAAAAGCGGCAACTACCGCCAGCGCAACCACTGCCCAGGCCAGCCATAATCCCGGCTGCCAGGCGTGCGGGCGCCAGGCGGGAACGCGTTTACGCGCGGCGGTGGCGTAATCGACCAGACTCATATTGCACCTCCGGTAACGGTTTTCAGCCGCGGGTCAAACCACGGCATCAGCAGATCCACCAGCAGATTGATCAGGACAAACCCCAGCGCGGAGATCATCACTACCGCCTGCAACACGGCAATGTCCTGATTGTTTACCGCCTGCTGCGTCAGTTGTCCCAGCCCGCCACGACCAAAGACGGTTTCCGTGATCAGCGCACCGGCAATCAATTCCCCCAACAACAGCCCGGCAATATTCAGCGCCGGCAGCAGGGCATTGCCGATAACGTGCCGCCACAGCACGCCGGTTTCGCTCAACCCTTTGGCGCGCGCCACGCCCACAAATGGCTGAGCCGATACCTGATCGATACTGCGTAACAAGATCTGCGCCAACGGAGCGGAAATAGGGATCGCCACGGTAATAATCGGCAGGATCAACCCCTGCAACGGGGAGGGATTAATGACCGGGATCAGCCGCAGCTGGAAGGAAAAAAGCTGAATCAGCGCAATGCCCAGCCAGAAGGTGGGCAGCGAAATAAACAGTACTGGCAAAGATTGAATGGCATTACTCAGCCAGCGTAATGCGGGCAATCGCGAGACAAACGCCAGCACAAAAGCCAGCGCCACAGCGAGTGCGAATGCCGGCACGGCCAGTTGCAGCGTGTCGGGGAGATTGCTGGCAATCAACTCGCTCACCGCCACACCGGCCTGTACCGAATAACCAAAATCTCCGCGCAACATCGCAAACAACGTATGGAAATATTGTTGCCACAGCGGGCTGTCCGCCCCATAGGCAATGCGCATTTCCTCAATCTGTGCCGGGCTAAGCCCGAGGTCGGGGTTCTGAAACTTAATCAATACCGCATCGCCCGGCAGCACCTGGAGCAGCACAAAAGAGAGGGTAAACGCCGCCCATAGCACCAGCAAACCTTGCCCGGCACGCTGCAGAAGATAGTGGCTCATTGCAGCCTCCTCACTGTTTCGCGATCCACGCGCCGTAGAATGACGGACGGCCAACGGCTTCAAAGGTCGCGCCTTTCAGCCACGGCGCACCGGCAAAGACTTGCGGCTCTTCAAAAATCGGGATCACATAAGCGTTATCCAGCAGATAGCGCTGCGCCTCGCCGGTCAGTTGCAGACGTTTTTTTGCATCGACTTCAGCAGAAATAGAGACCAGCAGATCGTTGAGTTTGTCGTCGCGGAAGCTTTTTACCTTGTCGCTGGAACCGCCTTTTTGCAGCAGCGCATCGCGGTTTGCCGGGTAGAACATGCTTTTCACGACATCCGGATCGGCACGCCCAACCTCAGAAACGGTTAGCGGCGTTTTTAGCGGATCGAGGTTATCCAGCGTGCGGCTTCCGGCGTCGCCAGCTTTAACGTTCAGCGCAACGCCGACCTGTCGCCACTGCTGCGCCACCAGTTGCAGCACCTCTTTGTTTTGCGGCTGCGGCAGGGATTCGTAAACTGTCAGTGCCAGACGCTGGCCCTCTTTGGCGCGAATGCCATCGCTGCCTGCTTTCCAGCCTGCGTCATCCAGCAACTGGTTAGCTTTGGCCGGATCAAAGGTCAGTTTGTCGCTCAGATCGGTGTAACCTGCGGCAGAGCGGGCAATAACCGAGGTGGCCTGCGGGTAGTTGGGTGAGAAGAGGGTATCGACAATCTGTTTGGTGTTGGTCGCATGCAGCAATGCCTGGCGCACGCGCAGGTCGGCGACCAGCGGGTTATCCGGGCGGAAACTGAGGCTGTCATTCACGCCGCGCGTCGGAGCGGCGTAGATCTGAAAACCCTGGTCGGTGGCCTGCTTTTCATCGTAAGCCTGCACCTGGCGGATAAATCCGGCCTGGCCTGCCAGCAACGCGCCAATGCGCACGCTGTCTTCCGGGGTGACGATGATTTTGATGCCATCGAGATTGGCCGGGCCTTGCTGGGTAAGATTCTTCGGCCCCCACTGATAATCTTTACGCTTCGCAAGCGTCACTTCGCGCCCCAGCTTTTCATCACTGACGACAAACGGCCCGGAACCGATAATATGACGCGCATCGCCCAGTTCATCAAAATTACGTTGTAACGTGCTCAGTGAAACCAACCCGGAACCAATGGTGGCCGTGCCCTGTAAAAAGCCTGGCGACGGCTTTTTGAAGTAGAACTTCACCGTCTGCGCGTCCACTACTTCGCTGTGATCATAGTTATTGATCACTTCCGATACCGGTAAACGCTGCGCTTTGTTACCCAGCCCGTAAGTATCGAAATTTTTTGCGACCGCATTGGCATCCAGCGGCGTGCCGTCGGAAAAGGTCACGCCGGGGCGAATTTTAAAGGTGTATTCGGTTTTATCGGCATTCGACGTCCAGCTTTCGGCAATCCACGGTTCAACCTGCAACGTCTTCGGGTTCTGCCAGGTTAGCTTATCGGTGATCTGATTCAGAATGCCTCCGTTGGGGTAAAAACCGCCCGCCGGAGGATACAAATTGGTGTGCGCCTGCTGTTCAAGATAAATCAGCGTTCCGCCTTTTACCGGCGTCTCCACCGCCCAGGCGTGAACGGACGTGGCCATCATCAGCACCGTCAATAATGGCAAGCGAAAAGGGATGTGCATGGTGAATTCCTTTGTTATCTATTGTCTTAATGGCGGATTCATCATCCGGCGCAGACATTCACAAAGGAACCAAGGAATTGAGATAAGCTTTTCAGAAAAGCGCAAAACCGGGCGTGATAGACGCCCTGGTCCGGCAGCAGTACTAACGCAACCAGGGGGTGATCGTCAGTCCCACCAGAACGCCTTCCGGCGCCAGCAGACGGGTGACACGTTGCCCCCAGGGTTCCAGGCGATTCGCGACCAGCAACTGATAACCTTTGTTGACCAGCACATCAGTGGCGCTCGCTAACTCTTTGACTTCAAATTCAACCCAGCTTTGGGGAATAGGGTGCGAATCCGGCCATTTGTCTGTGCCAAAACAGGATTCGGCGGCATGATGCAACGGCCAAAGAGCAAAATGTTTCGCGCCGTCCAGTGCGTCATGTTCGGCGACCAGATAGTCACTGGTGCCTTCCATCGGTTTCAGCGGCAGCCCAAGCGTGTGCTGATAAAACGCCTGGCTGGCAGCCACATTTTGCGGAACAGGGCCAAAGCCGGCGATAAATAACACCTCAAGCCCGGGGATCGTCGTGGTCATCATTACCTCTGCGTCATAAAAAAGGGGCATCAGCGCCCCCGTGATTATAGGCAATAGCAGATCATTAATGGCGTAAATCGATCACCATGCGGCCACGGATTTGGCCCTGTTCCATCTCTTTGAAGATGGCGTTGATATCTTCGAGCGGACGCAGCGCCACTTTCGGCACCACCTTGCCTTCGGCGGCAAACTGGAAGGCTTCCGTTAGATCCTGGCGCGTGCCAACCAGTGAACCCACCACCTGAATACCGTCCAGCACCAGACGCGGAATATCGAGGCTCATCGCTTCCGGCGGCAGGCCAACCGCCACCACACGGCCGCCGGCACGCACCGCATCGACCGCAGAGTTAAACGCCGCTTTCGCCACCGCCGTCACGACCGCAGCGTGCGCGCCACCAGTTTTTTCCTGCACGATCTTCGCCGCATCTTCACTGCGCGAGTTGATGGTCAGATCTGCGCCCATGCTGGCCGCCAGCTTCAGTTGCTCATCGTTAACATCAAGCGCAATGACTTTGGCATTAAAGACATTTTTCGCATATTGCAGCGCAAGATTTCCGAGGCCGCCAAGGCCATAAATAGCAATCCACTGGCCAGGCTTGATCTGTGAGACTTTAACGGCTTTATAGGTGGTGACGCCCGCGCAGGTGATGCTGCTGGCTGCCGCGGAATCAAGGCCATCCGGCACTTTTACCGCATAATCCGCCACCACGATGCACTCCTGCGCCATGCCACCATCAGCGGTATACCCGGCATTCACCACTTCACGACAGAGGGTTTCGTTACCGCTGTTACAGTATTCACAGTGGCCGCAGCCCTGGAAAAACCAGGCGACAGAAGCGCGATCGCCCACTTTCAGCGACGTAACGCCTTCTGCAACTTCAGCCACAATGCCAATACCTTCATGACCGAGGATAACGCCGGTCTTATCGCCAAAATCACCGTTCTTTACATGCAGGTCAGTATGACATACCCCGCAGCACTCCATTTTCAGTAACGCTTCGCCATGTTTCAGCGGACGCAGTGTCCTTTCAGTGACATCAACCTGATGATCTTTCGTAACTACAGCAGCTTTCATGGTGTTTCTCCTTTGATAAGCATAAGAACTGAGATCCGGGTGTGGCGTTCGGCTTCAACCGTTATCTATATCCTCAAGGATTAAGAGATTAGGCAGTGAATTCAATAGGCTGGCAACATACTGTAAACATTCAGTGGGAAATTCCCCAATTCAGGTAGGGGCAAAAAATGCTATAACCATCTTATTAATAAGGCTATTGGTGGGCAGGAAAGGAATGTCATACGGCTGTCATCTATTGTCGCCAGATTGTTGCTTTCTAATAACAAAAGGGTGAACAACAATGCATCTGGTGAAAAAAATCCTCGCGGTGAGCGTACTGATTTCGGCTTCCGTGCAGGCGCAAAATATCCTCGAATTCCCGCAGCCTGAAAACAACCCGGACGAGTTTTATGCGGTAACGGAGATCCCGGCGGGCGGCATTATCAAATATGAAACGGACGCGAAAACCGGCTTTATTATCGCCGATCGCTTCCAGTCAATGCCGGTCGCTTATCCGGCGAACTACGGTTCGCTGACCCAGTCGCTCGCCGGGGATGGCGATCCGCTGGATGTGATTTTCTATACCCGCGCGCCGCTGGCTCCGGGAACGCTGATCAAGTTGCGTCCGATTGGCGTGCTGAAAATGATTGATGGCGGCGAGACCGACGACAAAATTGTTGCCGTTCCGGCCAGCAAAATTGACCCAACCTATGACGACATCAAGAACATCACCGATCTGCCGAAGATCGAGCAGGAGCGGCTGGAAGCCTTCTTCCGCGTCTATAAACAATTGCCGGATGGTCGCAAGAAAGTGGAGCTGAACGGCTTTAACGACGCCGCCACCGCCAAACAAGAAATCAAACAGGCATGGGAAGCCTGGAAAGCAAAAAATCCGCAGCAGTAAAAAACAGGCGCCCTTCGGCGCCTGTTTGCGTTAAGTGACCATGCGAGTTTGCGCATATCCGGCCTACAGGATGAGGCGGATTCGCTCGATCTCCTCGCGCCACTGCGCCTGCAACTGCGGTTTCTGATGTTTCTCCTTACGCGCCAGATCCTCTGCTAACCGCGTCTCCAGTTCGATAAGACGCAGAAGAAGGGCATCGTCGTCATCCATGTCATCAGCCGCAACCGCTGGCGGTTGCGATTGAGTGGCAGAAACCGCGACACTTTCCCGTAAGCGATCATAAACCGCTTCAGCGTCATGCCACTCGTTCAGCTCGCCGTTTTCCACCAGCCAGAAACGATTGCAGCAGGCATTGATCAACTGCCGATCGTGGCTGACCAGCAGAAAACCGCCGCTGAACTGTTGCAGGGTTTCGGCCAGCGCCTCTTTGCCCGCCATATCGAGATGGTTGGTGGGTTCATCCAGTAACAGCAGGTTAAAACGCGCCAGCGACAGGCCCACAAACAGCAGCCGGGAACGCTCGCCGCCGCTCAGTGTCGCCACCCGTTGCCCGTGACGCGTCCAGGCAAAACCGGCGCCAATCAGCGCCATTTTGCGATCGGCGGGCATCGGGGCAAACGGCTCCAGCGCGTCGAACAGCGTGGCATCATCCGCTAGCTGATGTAACGTCTGGTCGTAATATCCCGCATGCAGACGCGGATGCAGCCGCAGTGTAGACGCTTCACCGTGCAAAGCCCGCCAGATCAACCGCAGAAGCGATGATTTCCCGCAGCCGTTGCGTCCCATCACCGCCACGCGATCGCCGCTTTTCAGCCGCGCGATCGGAACATGGAACAGGGCGGGCAACCCCGCTGCGGGCGGCACGGCAAGCTGTTCCATCTCCAGCAGTCGATCCGCAGGTAGCGCTTCACCATGCAGTGAAAGCCGCCAGGCACTGCCTTCGGTTAGCGTGGTCTGGCTCTCTTTCAGGCGCTCCACCTGCCGCGCCATCTGTTTTGCCTTGCGTGCCAGATCTTCGTTGTCGTAGACCCGTCCCCAGATAGCCAGCCGCTTAGAACTTGCCGTCACGCGGTCGATCTCCTTTTGTTCCGCTTTGTGCCGCAGCGCGTCGCTCGCATCACGCTCTTCCAGCGCCTGGCGCGCCAGGCTGCACGGTAAAGCAAAGTGGTGCAGCGTGTGGTCGCGCAGGATCCAACTGCCGTTGGTAACAGCATCCAGCAGGGCGGCATCATGCGAAACCATCACAAAGCTTCCGCTCCAGCTACGCAAAAACTGCTCCAGCCATAGCAATGTCGGCAGATCAAGGTGGTTACCCGGTTCGTCCAGCAGCAACAGATCCGGCTCGCGGATCAGCGCCCGCGCCAGCAGCAAGCGGGTATGCTGTCCGCCGCTGAGGGTTGCCGCGGTGAGGGCGATTTCCGCCGTGCTCAACCCCATGCTGGCAAGCAGCGATTCGGCGCGCCAGCGCTGGTTGTCGCGTTCGCTGCCAGGCAACTGCGCCAGCACGGCATCCAGCAACGTCATCGCCAGCAAATCGTCGGGCAGATGTTGTTCCACGCGCGCCAGCAGGCAGTGGTGCGCAACCGTAACGTTGCCGGAAAGCGGAGACAGCGAGCCGTCCAGCACTTTCAGCAGGGTACTTTTGCCGCAGCCATTGTCGCCAATAAGTCCAAGGCGATCGCCTTTTCGCAGGGTAAAGGAGAGATCGGAGAATAACGGGCCAAAGGCCGTTTCAACACGGAGTGATTGTGCAGATAGTAATGTGCTCATTGCTTACTCAAGAGTTACAGGCACGAGAGTGCCTCGTCAAACATCGCTGACGATAACCCGGTAAGCCCGAGAGAAGGGGGTTTTAAGCTTCGCTCAAGCCGAAGTTATCGCAGCACGATACCGATAACGCTTGAGCTGGCACGATCGCCAAATGTATGTGAAACATTGAACAGTTCACAATACAGCATAATTAGCCTCCTTATATATTCAGTAAGTTGATGGGTGAAAAGGAGTTTAGCGGGGAAATGAATG
The Kosakonia oryzae genome window above contains:
- the araJ gene encoding MFS transporter AraJ; amino-acid sequence: MKKTIFSLALATFGLGMAEFGIMGVLTELASNVGISIPSAGHMISAYASGVVIGAPIMALVSNRFSLKNILLFLVALCVIGNAMFTFSSAYPMLIIARLISGFPHGAIFGVGAIILSKIAPPGKVTMAVAGMIAGMTVANLIGIPLGTWIGHSFSWRYTFLLISLFDIAVIVSVIFWVPALFDNTESRLREQFHFLKKPEPWLIFAATMFGNAGVFAWFSYVKPYMVTVSGFSEASMTFIMTLMGLGMVLGNMFSGKLSVKFSPLRIAAATEFFIMLAMLALFVAGENSVGALSLGFICCAGLFALSAPLQIMLLQNAKGGEMLGAAGGQMAFNLGNAVGAWFGGLIITFGLTYRYLTLPAAVLTFAAMSALLVYGRLQTKLKTESVAQA
- a CDS encoding alkylhydroperoxidase domain protein: MALSLDILAELAEIAAGSELQRARETRDAATRHAQGSYEALFGDQEHPFALDERFIVAAKVAKWHEANDLAAHYASFGLADPTSARLTPALEFARLLTFSPVEATPQALKTLTAAGWNKESIVTLAQLVAFVSFQSRLLAGLRLLNGKPVSASEKPVVAGIWHTTPTTQTGKPAPVQFTQQELGWETWIAAKPLAEFTAAEQAILAKFGHSDSDYFRLLGRNLPVLEQRTLTDKGIFYTLGGLPRAERELAATVTSKINGCIYCASVHARKTSQLSKDDNAVETLLAVQPGEILSAGQSARWQAEIDAAAALSVTPPALTTQHLEKLKEQDLDTLQQLDLLQSAAFFAWANRLMLTLGEPWLP
- a CDS encoding putative FMN-dependent luciferase-like monooxygenase, yielding MTRKRLGFFTRLLDDAAPKERYRLATEQIRHAERYGFDSAWIAQHHFHEHEGGLPSPLVFLAHVAAHTETIRLGTAIITLPLENPLRVAEDAAVLDLLADGRLEVGFGSGGTATSFLPFGLTIDERATVFADALHLIQSAWRGDSLTHPDNHLYPPAPQLAERVWIATFSVDGAIRAGQSGHGLMLSRTQPRPADNPSLTLDAIQNPMVDAYLDALPAGVAPRILASRTAFVADSRDYALKVAAPGLSRQAAQHRTAGHAVLGDNVTDYIRQFDAHIGDVQTVLASLAQDTILARATDISFQVHSVEPSHRDTLRSIELIAEHIAPRIL
- a CDS encoding dipeptide ABC transporter ATP-binding protein, translating into MSVLSVENLTLSYHSSGVWREVVHGVSFTLQRGEMLAFVGESGSGKTTTAQAIIGLLAANARRDSGTIVLNGETISTWSEKRLDALRGARISLVPQDPGNSLNPVQTIGTQVGEVLQLHSKLRGRERDAQVLALLTKVGLSHPEQRMKQYPHQLSGGMKQRVLIAIAIALQPDVIIADEPTSALDVTVQKRILDLLDVLRRESGTAVLFVTHDLALAAERADRLLVFRHGEIQEHGATADILRAPQHAYTRQLLSDLQGHALTIAPVSGRPLASPAIRASGISKRFSLGKGHQLQALNDVSFAVQRGSTHALVGESGSGKTTLARILLGFEQADSGRVTIDDIEATQLSQEARRQLRRKIQFVYQNPFSSLDPRQTLFEIIEEPLKNFERIEKAERKARVENVARRVALPLELLDRTARELSGGQRQRVAIARALILEPGILVLDEATSALDVTVQAQILALLQQLQQQLGLTYLFITHDLATVRRIAHSVTVLRNGCVVEQGSVASLFAAPQNDYTRELIHAIPHLSPATEEFA
- a CDS encoding ABC transporter permease is translated as MSLVDYATAARKRVPAWRPHAWQPGLWLAWAVVALAVVAAFFPALLTPYSAVEGIAGAQRLAPQAGHWLGTDQLGRDLLARIVYGASHSLSAALAAVAMGLFAGTLIGVIAGALAGRVESLLMRLVDVLLSIPSLLLSLTVIILLGFGTVNAAIAVGVASIASFARLARGEVVRIRHTEYVEAAWGSGGTFWSVLWRHILPNSLTAVLAFATLQFGQAILALSTLSFLGYGTPPPVPEWGLLIAEGRNYLSTAWWLTTFPGLVVIAVVLAVNRLSRQFSGGRV
- a CDS encoding ABC transporter permease, which produces MSHYLLQRAGQGLLVLWAAFTLSFVLLQVLPGDAVLIKFQNPDLGLSPAQIEEMRIAYGADSPLWQQYFHTLFAMLRGDFGYSVQAGVAVSELIASNLPDTLQLAVPAFALAVALAFVLAFVSRLPALRWLSNAIQSLPVLFISLPTFWLGIALIQLFSFQLRLIPVINPSPLQGLILPIITVAIPISAPLAQILLRSIDQVSAQPFVGVARAKGLSETGVLWRHVIGNALLPALNIAGLLLGELIAGALITETVFGRGGLGQLTQQAVNNQDIAVLQAVVMISALGFVLINLLVDLLMPWFDPRLKTVTGGAI
- a CDS encoding TIGR04028 family ABC transporter substrate-binding protein — encoded protein: MHIPFRLPLLTVLMMATSVHAWAVETPVKGGTLIYLEQQAHTNLYPPAGGFYPNGGILNQITDKLTWQNPKTLQVEPWIAESWTSNADKTEYTFKIRPGVTFSDGTPLDANAVAKNFDTYGLGNKAQRLPVSEVINNYDHSEVVDAQTVKFYFKKPSPGFLQGTATIGSGLVSLSTLQRNFDELGDARHIIGSGPFVVSDEKLGREVTLAKRKDYQWGPKNLTQQGPANLDGIKIIVTPEDSVRIGALLAGQAGFIRQVQAYDEKQATDQGFQIYAAPTRGVNDSLSFRPDNPLVADLRVRQALLHATNTKQIVDTLFSPNYPQATSVIARSAAGYTDLSDKLTFDPAKANQLLDDAGWKAGSDGIRAKEGQRLALTVYESLPQPQNKEVLQLVAQQWRQVGVALNVKAGDAGSRTLDNLDPLKTPLTVSEVGRADPDVVKSMFYPANRDALLQKGGSSDKVKSFRDDKLNDLLVSISAEVDAKKRLQLTGEAQRYLLDNAYVIPIFEEPQVFAGAPWLKGATFEAVGRPSFYGAWIAKQ